One window of the Tetragenococcus koreensis genome contains the following:
- a CDS encoding ECF transporter S component, with translation MKKNSAQKVVFVAVLGTIAYLLMLLRFPLPFMPPFMDFDLSGIPEMIGTFLLGPSSGIFIALLKNLLKLATTGSSSMFTGEAMNFLLSVSYLLPAWLFYRKQKTKKDAIIGMIIGTFVATVVACLANIYVILPFYGELYNLPMDEIVAMTESVNPYVNSVSRLVVIGIAPFNLIKNGVTTILIALSLDRLKKIFKRRVKS, from the coding sequence ATGAAGAAAAATTCTGCCCAGAAAGTTGTCTTTGTCGCCGTTTTAGGAACCATTGCTTATTTATTGATGCTGCTGCGTTTCCCATTACCATTTATGCCGCCTTTTATGGATTTTGATTTATCAGGAATCCCGGAAATGATCGGCACATTCCTCTTAGGACCTAGTTCAGGTATTTTCATTGCTTTGCTTAAAAACCTATTGAAATTAGCAACAACCGGATCTAGTTCGATGTTTACCGGCGAAGCAATGAACTTTCTTTTGAGTGTCAGCTATTTGTTACCCGCTTGGTTATTTTATCGAAAACAAAAAACAAAAAAAGATGCTATTATTGGGATGATCATCGGTACATTCGTCGCAACAGTTGTAGCTTGTTTGGCCAATATCTACGTAATCCTTCCATTTTATGGGGAACTGTACAATTTACCGATGGATGAAATTGTTGCCATGACTGAATCCGTTAACCCTTACGTAAACAGTGTCTCTAGACTAGTTGTCATCGGCATCGCCCCCTTCAATCTTATAAAAAATGGGGTTACAACCATACTGATTGCCCTCTCCTTAGATCGTTTAAAGAAAATATTTAAAAGGCGGGTGAAAAGTTAA
- a CDS encoding pyridoxamine 5'-phosphate oxidase family protein → MEFQEAVNICFKKLGEKKIMALASSVEDQVMIRNVSCIIKDRRIFFKTDRNFRKTKQLLTNPNVAICYNGVQIEGTALVHGAVVQPKNQFFQELYEAYWKYSFTSYAHKKDEILVEIYPKVIEIWDQDEQNNGFQILIDIKGKDAKVFEYD, encoded by the coding sequence ATGGAATTCCAAGAAGCCGTAAATATTTGTTTCAAAAAACTCGGGGAAAAGAAAATCATGGCCTTAGCTAGTAGCGTGGAAGATCAAGTAATGATTCGCAATGTCAGCTGTATTATTAAAGATCGCCGGATATTCTTTAAAACCGACAGAAACTTTCGCAAGACAAAACAACTACTCACCAACCCTAATGTGGCCATCTGTTATAACGGCGTACAAATTGAAGGCACAGCACTTGTGCATGGAGCGGTTGTGCAACCAAAGAATCAATTTTTCCAAGAATTATACGAAGCCTATTGGAAGTATAGTTTCACTTCATACGCTCATAAAAAAGATGAAATTCTAGTTGAAATCTATCCGAAAGTCATCGAAATTTGGGATCAAGACGAACAAAATAATGGATTTCAGATTTTAATTGATATAAAGGGAAAGGATGCCAAAGTTTTTGAGTATGATTAA